From Halorubrum salinarum, the proteins below share one genomic window:
- a CDS encoding sensor histidine kinase, whose product MTAPVAALAAAVAAGAAAVAFDHRDEPGGLAATAFMCAIAWWSAALFGEAVASTEAGKLFWLNVQYPATAVTPVAAVAFVASYLGYDAWVSRRRILALAAPLAALTLLSWTNDYHGLVRTGTDLAAYGSETVLVRELGPAWWVGWLYSQVLLVATFATLAYGVYDSAPAFRVSAGLLLVGAGAPWAAQFVVLGGGPAFRPELLFVLTGVAFTVAVRRGRTLGVTPVARRVTLEAVPDPIVVVDRSGRIADTNPAARAWLGDDVAVGAAVADALASAPKVRAAYRRGEAPDEPLSVEVDGETRFVSLSAVPLPTLGNRSQGTVLLLRDVTDSERNRRDLEVANDRLQTLTHALAHDLKNPLSVADGFTDLATAGDEAAIERVEGAHDRMFEIVDETLAAVDHPDPDADAEPFSFAALAEDAWRTAETGTATLTVAGDGSYAADEAAVRSVLENLFRNAAVHAGTDPTVTAVALDGGFAVVDDGPGIPPAERDRVFERGYTTADDGTGIGLASVATLAASHGWTVVAGRGRGEADAALDGETAAVGDGAAFVVRFGARPVEEVAAPVVADPDDLVAPSEALAAEE is encoded by the coding sequence ATGACGGCGCCGGTCGCCGCGCTCGCGGCGGCCGTGGCGGCCGGCGCCGCCGCGGTCGCGTTCGACCACCGCGACGAGCCCGGCGGCCTCGCCGCGACGGCGTTCATGTGCGCCATCGCGTGGTGGTCCGCGGCGCTGTTCGGCGAGGCCGTCGCGTCGACGGAGGCGGGGAAGCTGTTCTGGCTCAACGTCCAGTACCCCGCGACCGCCGTCACGCCGGTCGCGGCCGTCGCGTTCGTCGCCTCCTACCTCGGGTACGACGCGTGGGTCTCGCGGCGCCGGATCCTCGCGCTGGCCGCCCCGCTCGCCGCGCTGACGCTGCTGAGCTGGACGAACGACTACCACGGACTGGTCCGGACCGGGACCGACCTCGCCGCGTACGGCTCCGAGACGGTGCTGGTCCGGGAGCTCGGCCCGGCGTGGTGGGTGGGGTGGCTCTACTCGCAGGTGCTGCTCGTCGCGACGTTCGCCACGCTGGCGTACGGCGTGTACGACTCGGCGCCCGCGTTCCGCGTCTCCGCGGGGCTGCTGCTCGTCGGCGCCGGGGCGCCGTGGGCCGCGCAGTTCGTCGTCCTCGGCGGCGGCCCCGCGTTCCGGCCCGAGCTCCTCTTCGTGCTCACGGGCGTCGCGTTCACCGTCGCGGTCCGGCGGGGCCGGACGCTCGGCGTGACGCCGGTCGCCCGGCGGGTGACCCTGGAGGCCGTCCCGGACCCGATCGTCGTCGTCGACCGGAGCGGCCGGATCGCGGACACGAACCCGGCGGCGCGCGCGTGGCTCGGCGACGATGTCGCGGTCGGCGCCGCGGTCGCGGACGCGCTGGCGAGCGCCCCCAAGGTCCGCGCCGCGTACCGCCGCGGAGAAGCCCCCGACGAGCCGCTCTCCGTCGAGGTCGACGGGGAGACGCGGTTCGTCTCGCTGTCGGCCGTCCCGCTCCCGACGCTCGGCAACCGGTCGCAGGGGACGGTGCTCCTGTTGCGCGACGTGACCGACTCGGAGCGAAACCGGCGTGACCTCGAAGTGGCGAACGACCGGCTCCAGACCCTGACGCACGCGCTGGCGCACGACCTGAAGAACCCGCTGTCGGTCGCGGACGGGTTCACCGACCTCGCGACCGCGGGCGACGAGGCGGCGATCGAGCGCGTCGAGGGCGCCCACGACCGGATGTTCGAGATCGTCGACGAGACGCTCGCCGCGGTCGACCACCCGGACCCCGACGCGGACGCCGAGCCGTTCTCGTTCGCGGCGCTGGCCGAGGACGCGTGGCGGACCGCGGAGACGGGGACCGCGACGCTGACGGTCGCGGGCGACGGGTCGTACGCCGCGGACGAGGCCGCGGTCCGGAGCGTCTTGGAGAACCTCTTCCGGAACGCGGCGGTCCACGCCGGCACCGACCCGACCGTGACCGCCGTCGCGCTCGACGGAGGCTTCGCGGTCGTCGACGACGGCCCCGGGATCCCCCCGGCGGAGCGCGACCGCGTCTTCGAGCGCGGCTACACGACCGCGGACGACGGCACCGGGATCGGGCTCGCGTCCGTCGCGACGCTCGCGGCGTCGCACGGCTGGACCGTCGTCGCCGGGCGGGGCCGGGGCGAGGCGGACGCCGCGCTCGACGGGGAGACGGCGGCCGTCGGCGACGGCGCGGCGTTCGTCGTCCGGTTCGGCGCCCGGCCGGTCGAGGAGGTCGCGGCGCCGGTCGTCGCCGACCCGGACGACCTCGTCGCGCCGTCCGAGGCGCTCGCGGCGGAGGAGTGA